The window CTTTAAAACCTTTATATGTGTGGACAGAGAAAAGCTGTTTGCAAAGATATGTTAAACACTCAGTGGCCACTTTAGGCATGCATCTTAACTGAAATTGgtgaaatcttttaaatatgCATTCATTAGGTTTGGAGAAAGCCTTGCATCCCTAGGGGCATACACTCCTTATGAAATTCTTACTGAATGTTGAGGTCAGTTTAGAGTTTTGTAGCTATGGAAAATTGCATGGAACCTAGAGGCACCCAGGATAATGACATAATAAAATGTGATGGGGAAATAGTTGTTATATTTTGTAGTAGAGTGCATGTGACAAGTGTCTACTACCCTTGTGAGCTGCCCAGTTTCACGTACCCTAGTCTCATTATTCAATCTCAATCTGCAGCTTGTCTTAATTCAGTCTTAAATTTTACATCAAGCACTTCTAATTTCAGGTGACATTCCACTTGTTAATCATGCTTTCTTCtcattctatcttttttttttttaatttatccatccccccaccccaaacagaGAGTGACAGCAGACAGCAGGgatgggcagggagagaaggggagagaaaatcttaaacacactTTTTGTCCAGCATGGAGTCCTACCTAGAgatcgatctcatgaccccgagatcatgacctgacctaaaatcaagagttggacgcttaaccaactgaaccaccgcAGCACCCCTTCTCATTCCTGCTTTTTATCAGCAAACTGTGGGAGCAAACTGGGGAGTGGATTATGAGAATATACATAAAAGCAATTTGAGATATGTTGGAATGAGGAATAGTCAATATCAGAAGACAGCTACTGAATGTCATGGATGTTCATATAACCATGTTCATGTTTAATCTGTTAATTTGAGAACAGAACGTTGCAGTCAGAGTTTTGGTGAATGGTTTAACACGTCATCACTCACATGTGTGATGATAgtgtgttgatttttctttttatatatgtgaGGAAGTAGATAACTAAATACTTTTCATTCATGATAAGGATATTGAAACATTAGTAATTCTATTACGATTATCATCTCCATAATCACAGTTTCTTTCTCACATTCTTAGTTCCCATCATTTCAGTGGCAGCCCAGTTGGCCGGATCCATGGATGGAGGGAATCACTCGGCTGTATCTGAGTTTGTGTTCCTGGGACTCACTCACTCATGGGAGATCCAGCTTCTCCTTCTGGTGTTCTCCTCTGTGCTCTACGTGGCAAGCATGACTGGAAACATCCTCATTGTGTTTTCTGTGACCATTGATCCTCACTTACACTCCCCCATGTACTTTCTCCTGGCCAGTCTCTCTTTCATTGACTTGGGAGCCTGCTCTGCTACCTCACCCAAGATGATTTATGACCTTTTCAGAAAGCACAAAGTCATCTCCTTTGGCGGCTGCATCGCCCAGATCTtcttcatccatgtcattggtGGCGTGGAGATGGTGCTGCTCATTGCCATGGCCTTTGACAGATATGTGGCCATATGCAAGCCCCTCCATTATCTGACCATCATGAGCCCACGGAGGTGCATCTTATTTCTGGCTGCTGCTTGGGCCCTTGGTGTCAGTCACTCACTGTTCCAACTGGCATTTGTTGTTAATCTACCCTTCTGTGGTCCTAATGTGCTGGACAGCTTTTACTGTGACCTTCCTCGTCTCCTCAGACTGGCCTGTACAGACACCTACAGGTTGCAGTTCATGGTCACTGTCAACAGTGGGTTTATCTGTGTTGGTTCCTTCTTCATACTCCTCATCTCCTACGTCTTCATCCTGTTTACTGTTTGGAAACATTCCTCAGGTGGCTCATCCAAGGCCCTCTCCACTTTGTCAGCTCACATCATGGTGGTCCTTTTGTTCTTTGGTCCAACCATGTTTGTCTATACATGGCCACACCCCAAATCCCAGATGGACAAATTTCTTGCTATTTTTGATGCAGTTCTCACTCCTTTTTTAAATCCTGTTATCTACACATTCAGGAATAAAGACATGAAGTCAGCAATGAAAAGAGTATGCAGACAGCTAGTGATTTACAGGAAGATCTCATAGGTAATATAAGGCTTTCTCACTAATCATGGTGTAGCCTTTTGTT of the Canis lupus familiaris isolate Mischka breed German Shepherd chromosome 30, alternate assembly UU_Cfam_GSD_1.0, whole genome shotgun sequence genome contains:
- the LOC487457 gene encoding olfactory receptor 4F3/4F16/4F29, which encodes MDGGNHSAVSEFVFLGLTHSWEIQLLLLVFSSVLYVASMTGNILIVFSVTIDPHLHSPMYFLLASLSFIDLGACSATSPKMIYDLFRKHKVISFGGCIAQIFFIHVIGGVEMVLLIAMAFDRYVAICKPLHYLTIMSPRRCILFLAAAWALGVSHSLFQLAFVVNLPFCGPNVLDSFYCDLPRLLRLACTDTYRLQFMVTVNSGFICVGSFFILLISYVFILFTVWKHSSGGSSKALSTLSAHIMVVLLFFGPTMFVYTWPHPKSQMDKFLAIFDAVLTPFLNPVIYTFRNKDMKSAMKRVCRQLVIYRKIS